In Paenibacillus sp. 1781tsa1, one DNA window encodes the following:
- a CDS encoding MarR family winged helix-turn-helix transcriptional regulator has product MDNLQEENLPPIDHKQDTLQEYLLNLPLPNEAFFTMVEATANLVAVSEKYWQSQGLNGARIRILVEIAKDGGTMLPSVLAEKIGVTKANISLLLTPLERDGYIARAEHARDGRKTVISITDAGRTLLREHLPGNRETVALQMGKLDEQEQHQLIVLLQKLNRS; this is encoded by the coding sequence ATGGATAATCTGCAAGAAGAGAACTTACCGCCAATTGATCATAAACAAGATACGCTACAAGAATATTTGCTTAATCTGCCACTGCCCAATGAAGCTTTTTTTACGATGGTTGAGGCGACTGCCAATCTGGTGGCCGTGTCGGAGAAATACTGGCAATCCCAAGGGCTGAATGGAGCAAGAATTCGCATACTTGTAGAGATTGCAAAAGATGGGGGAACGATGCTGCCTTCAGTGCTTGCCGAAAAAATAGGTGTCACCAAGGCCAACATTAGCTTGCTTCTGACTCCGCTGGAGCGTGATGGATACATTGCGAGGGCTGAACATGCCCGAGATGGTCGCAAGACGGTGATTTCCATTACCGATGCAGGACGGACATTATTGAGGGAGCATCTGCCGGGTAACCGTGAAACTGTGGCTTTACAAATGGGCAAGTTAGATGAACAGGAGCAGCATCAGTTGATTGTTCTGTTACAGAAGCTGAATAGGTCGTGA
- a CDS encoding NmrA family NAD(P)-binding protein, producing the protein MTIMITGATGQLGNLIIANLLVRVPATEIIAGVRNGGMSETLKTLKDQGGEVRCIDYDRPGTLQNAFAGVSKLLLISSSHTDDTVRLTQHTSVINTAKNAGVEHILYTSFAFPQTSLKGSSSVHRLTEQVIFDSGMKYTILRNGLYIDFVNVLGLQEAIQSGVLTTSAGDWRFNAVTRSDLAWAIANVLAEKGHEQRIYELAAPKTWNFADLAEVLTALANRPVMHIEDVSVQHWIYPFLSSIDTGSTSKDLEQLMGKPITSLEESIAPFLN; encoded by the coding sequence ATGACGATCATGATTACAGGAGCCACAGGACAATTAGGCAATCTGATTATTGCAAATCTTCTAGTCCGGGTCCCCGCTACAGAAATTATCGCAGGTGTCCGTAATGGGGGGATGTCCGAAACTTTAAAAACTTTAAAGGATCAGGGTGGAGAGGTTCGCTGTATTGACTATGATAGGCCGGGAACGCTACAGAATGCCTTTGCCGGTGTGAGTAAATTGCTGCTGATTTCCAGCTCACATACCGATGATACAGTCCGGCTAACTCAACATACAAGTGTAATCAATACGGCGAAGAACGCTGGAGTTGAACATATCCTTTATACCAGTTTTGCTTTCCCACAGACGAGTCTTAAAGGTTCGAGTAGCGTGCATAGACTTACCGAGCAGGTCATATTTGATTCGGGGATGAAGTATACAATTTTGCGCAATGGGCTGTATATTGATTTTGTGAATGTCCTTGGACTGCAGGAAGCGATACAAAGTGGCGTGCTAACAACTTCAGCCGGAGATTGGCGGTTTAATGCGGTTACACGCAGTGATCTTGCATGGGCCATTGCGAACGTGCTTGCAGAGAAAGGGCATGAGCAGAGGATATATGAGTTGGCCGCGCCAAAGACTTGGAACTTTGCTGATCTGGCTGAAGTGCTCACAGCATTGGCGAATAGACCTGTCATGCACATAGAGGATGTGTCGGTACAACATTGGATCTATCCTTTTTTAAGCAGTATTGATACCGGATCTACGTCTAAGGACCTTGAGCAATTGATGGGCAAACCAATAACTTCGTTGGAGGAGAGCATTGCACCTTTTCTGAATTAA
- a CDS encoding TetR/AcrR family transcriptional regulator, translating into MGTKSTYHERIKEEKRACAIAAAQELFFEKGYARTTLAQISKLAGLSTGTLFNHFPTKELIFETIVKHFWELDPEWDFPPELGSPLQGLIKFGRDYACVLTRDGMAPLFRVVIAEAKQFPELSLFHYELGEGAVHQKLTQYLVDEVQLGNINLPDASKTANEFMSLIAGQVLWPKMLLLDFSISREQAFQIADEAAHTIINKYAD; encoded by the coding sequence ATGGGAACTAAATCAACTTACCATGAACGTATAAAGGAAGAAAAAAGGGCGTGCGCGATTGCCGCTGCACAAGAACTGTTTTTTGAAAAAGGGTATGCGCGGACTACTTTAGCTCAGATTTCAAAACTTGCTGGTCTCTCTACAGGTACACTTTTCAATCATTTCCCGACGAAGGAATTGATTTTTGAAACCATCGTCAAGCATTTTTGGGAGCTTGATCCCGAATGGGACTTTCCACCGGAGCTCGGCTCTCCCTTGCAAGGATTAATAAAGTTCGGACGAGACTACGCATGCGTGCTGACTCGTGATGGGATGGCTCCTTTATTCCGGGTCGTCATTGCAGAAGCCAAGCAATTCCCCGAGCTCAGTCTTTTTCATTATGAACTGGGCGAAGGCGCCGTGCATCAGAAATTGACGCAATATTTAGTAGATGAAGTTCAATTGGGTAATATTAATCTGCCGGATGCGTCAAAAACGGCCAATGAATTTATGAGTCTAATTGCCGGGCAGGTGCTATGGCCCAAAATGTTGCTGCTTGATTTCAGTATTTCACGAGAGCAGGCTTTTCAAATAGCGGATGAGGCTGCTCATACGATTATAAACAAGTATGCTGACTAA
- a CDS encoding SDR family oxidoreductase, translating to MTRLNGKRALITGGTSGIGLETAKQFLAEGAELIVTGVTPANVEKTQKELGNQVLVLQADSRDLNAQRQLADRVEQHFGKLDIAFLNAGVSDWRPFEQIDEEAFDRLFAINVKAPFFLMQALTPVMANPSSVVLMGSSSSHAGYAHSNAYAATKGAISTLTKAWNSDLLSSHGIRFNTVSPGPIDTPLYDKNKLGVSDEIREMVINRIRDGIPAGRMGTAEEIAKAVVYLASDESRFTIGVDLVLDGAQTIL from the coding sequence ATGACTAGACTTAATGGTAAACGAGCACTTATTACGGGTGGCACCAGCGGAATTGGCTTGGAGACAGCCAAACAATTTCTGGCTGAAGGCGCTGAATTGATTGTCACCGGAGTAACTCCGGCAAATGTAGAAAAAACGCAAAAGGAACTTGGAAATCAAGTCCTTGTGCTTCAGGCAGATTCCCGAGACCTCAATGCTCAACGTCAACTGGCTGATCGAGTTGAACAACATTTTGGCAAACTGGATATTGCCTTTTTAAACGCAGGCGTATCTGACTGGCGTCCATTCGAGCAAATCGATGAAGAAGCCTTTGACCGCTTGTTTGCTATCAACGTAAAAGCTCCATTTTTCTTAATGCAGGCATTAACTCCAGTGATGGCGAACCCATCCTCTGTCGTTTTAATGGGATCGAGCAGCTCTCATGCCGGATATGCACATTCCAACGCTTATGCGGCTACTAAAGGTGCCATTTCCACCCTGACCAAAGCCTGGAATTCCGACTTATTATCGTCTCACGGAATTCGCTTCAATACGGTGAGTCCTGGACCGATTGATACCCCGCTTTACGATAAGAACAAGCTAGGCGTGTCTGACGAAATTCGTGAGATGGTTATTAACCGCATTCGTGACGGGATTCCGGCTGGACGCATGGGTACTGCCGAAGAGATTGCCAAAGCTGTTGTTTATCTGGCTTCGGATGAGTCACGCTTCACCATTGGCGTTGACTTGGTTCTGGATGGCGCTCAAACGATTCTCTAA
- a CDS encoding oxidoreductase: protein MSEPKVWLITGCSTGFGRNIAEQAIDAGYKVVVTARNVDQITDLTAGHEDHVLALPLDVTNAEQIRSAVDRTIEKFNRIDVLVNNAGIGYFSSVEESVEEETRKMFEINFWGLMHMTNAVLPYMRSQKSGHIINFSSIGGLTSFPTLGYYHATKYAVEGISESLSQELAPFNIHVTLMEPSSFRTDWGGRSSAKTETSIPELKESIVGQMLQGIQLGAGQEAGDPAKAAESVIKVVETTEPPLRLLLGQQAYDAATYKFSNMLASIEQWKETTINADYKS from the coding sequence TTGTCAGAACCAAAAGTATGGCTTATCACAGGATGTTCAACAGGATTTGGGCGAAACATTGCGGAGCAAGCGATTGATGCAGGGTATAAGGTCGTAGTAACTGCCCGTAATGTTGATCAGATAACCGATCTTACAGCGGGGCATGAAGATCATGTGCTTGCTCTCCCACTCGACGTTACTAATGCGGAACAGATTCGTAGTGCGGTTGACCGTACAATAGAGAAGTTTAATCGTATTGATGTGCTCGTAAACAATGCAGGTATCGGTTATTTCAGCTCTGTTGAGGAAAGCGTAGAGGAAGAAACGCGTAAGATGTTCGAGATTAACTTCTGGGGGCTCATGCATATGACGAATGCGGTACTCCCTTACATGCGTTCTCAAAAAAGTGGTCACATTATAAACTTCTCATCCATTGGCGGCTTAACTTCCTTCCCAACTCTCGGGTATTATCATGCTACGAAATATGCTGTTGAGGGAATATCTGAGAGCCTCTCACAAGAATTAGCACCTTTTAATATTCACGTGACTTTAATGGAGCCAAGTAGCTTCCGCACGGATTGGGGTGGCCGTTCTTCTGCCAAAACAGAGACAAGCATCCCTGAGCTTAAAGAATCCATTGTTGGACAAATGCTGCAAGGTATTCAACTAGGTGCTGGTCAAGAAGCTGGAGATCCTGCAAAGGCTGCCGAATCCGTTATTAAAGTTGTAGAAACTACAGAACCACCTCTTCGTTTGTTGCTTGGTCAACAAGCCTATGATGCGGCAACTTATAAATTTAGCAACATGCTTGCCAGCATAGAACAATGGAAAGAAACAACGATAAACGCAGATTACAAATCATAA
- a CDS encoding MerR family transcriptional regulator — MYSISEIEKITGLRPSTLRYYEQEGILPHVERNASGRREYSNEVLEWLELVIALKDTGMSIEDIKAYTELIRQGDSSLDARKEFLLMHKTRVERTVAQTQFHLEKIIRKIAIYDVLMYKKMK, encoded by the coding sequence ATGTATAGTATTAGTGAAATTGAGAAAATTACAGGTTTACGACCCTCCACCCTTCGCTATTATGAGCAAGAAGGAATCTTACCTCATGTTGAACGAAATGCTTCAGGTAGAAGAGAATACTCGAACGAGGTTCTAGAGTGGCTTGAATTGGTTATCGCTTTAAAAGATACGGGAATGTCCATTGAAGATATTAAGGCTTATACAGAGCTGATTCGACAAGGCGATTCTTCTCTGGATGCCAGAAAAGAATTTTTGCTTATGCATAAAACCAGAGTGGAACGTACCGTGGCTCAGACGCAGTTCCATCTGGAGAAGATTATTCGCAAGATAGCGATCTACGATGTTTTGATGTATAAGAAGATGAAATAG
- a CDS encoding helix-turn-helix domain-containing protein, whose amino-acid sequence MTRTLEVSHNLVLKDQARRFHEIRSFLNDIPQGSLTKQLRELEENGLITREVFPEVPPRVEYALSEIGRDFLPILDMMEKFGLKHREIKETHATDPTEKKIMIIRCNET is encoded by the coding sequence ATGACTCGGACGCTGGAAGTTTCTCATAATCTGGTTTTGAAAGATCAAGCACGACGATTTCATGAGATCAGATCATTTCTGAATGATATACCGCAAGGTTCCTTAACCAAACAATTGAGAGAGTTAGAAGAAAATGGACTTATAACAAGAGAAGTATTTCCGGAAGTTCCACCACGTGTAGAGTACGCTCTGTCAGAGATAGGGCGCGATTTCCTGCCTATCTTGGATATGATGGAGAAGTTTGGACTGAAGCATAGGGAGATTAAAGAGACGCATGCGACTGATCCGACTGAGAAGAAAATAATGATCATACGATGTAATGAGACTTAA
- a CDS encoding nitronate monooxygenase encodes MKYVVAIGNQMIASEMVKLKKHSITVLYRPITPTVQNIMEAEKHGADAVIVTGSEAGGHISQYNVSLFTLLPQVTAAVSIPVIAAGST; translated from the coding sequence GTGAAATATGTAGTAGCCATTGGAAACCAGATGATTGCAAGCGAAATGGTTAAGTTAAAAAAGCACAGCATAACGGTTCTGTATCGACCGATCACACCTACAGTTCAGAACATCATGGAAGCGGAGAAACATGGAGCTGACGCTGTTATTGTCACCGGTAGCGAAGCAGGAGGGCATATTAGTCAGTACAATGTTAGTCTGTTTACCTTACTACCTCAAGTAACCGCAGCTGTTAGTATACCTGTAATCGCGGCTGGGAGTACATGA
- a CDS encoding AraC family transcriptional regulator, with amino-acid sequence MLPFYEIRKDELSVIRNLKEISFPPHMHGYLEILYVISGSQRIEVNDQTYDLHEGDAAMIFPDMVHRYETTGDSYTREVLIIIHPKLLGGLFPDLTRFHPKNPTITKPYVHEDVAVAFEKVKRDDDYAIKLGWIHIIIAHLLREIEFEQVQQLPVQDLSKKLMEYLATHFTEPITLDTLASEFNVSKYYISRIFSKRFKMNLRNYLSMLRVEYASMLIRTTDASLTTVWMNAGFDSQRTFNRVFQAIYGMTPRDFKNNVSNYLK; translated from the coding sequence ATGTTACCTTTTTATGAGATTCGTAAGGATGAATTATCGGTTATCCGGAATTTGAAGGAGATTTCTTTCCCTCCACATATGCATGGATATCTTGAAATTCTATATGTCATTTCAGGGTCTCAACGGATTGAAGTGAATGATCAAACGTATGATTTGCACGAAGGTGACGCAGCAATGATATTCCCTGATATGGTTCACCGTTACGAAACAACTGGGGATTCGTATACGAGGGAGGTGTTAATTATTATCCATCCCAAGCTCTTAGGTGGTCTGTTTCCAGATCTGACTCGCTTCCATCCTAAGAATCCAACTATCACTAAACCATATGTTCATGAAGACGTTGCAGTCGCATTTGAGAAAGTGAAACGGGATGATGATTATGCCATTAAGCTTGGTTGGATTCACATCATCATCGCGCATCTATTGCGCGAAATTGAATTTGAACAAGTACAGCAACTCCCCGTGCAGGATTTATCCAAGAAGCTGATGGAATACTTAGCAACACATTTCACCGAGCCCATCACCCTAGACACACTTGCCTCCGAGTTTAACGTAAGTAAATATTATATTTCTCGCATCTTCTCCAAGCGATTCAAGATGAATTTACGAAACTATCTATCGATGCTTCGGGTTGAGTATGCTTCCATGTTAATTCGTACCACAGATGCGTCTCTAACAACGGTGTGGATGAATGCAGGATTCGATAGCCAGCGTACGTTCAATCGGGTGTTCCAGGCTATTTACGGCATGACACCACGAGATTTTAAGAACAATGTGAGTAACTATCTAAAATGA
- a CDS encoding helix-turn-helix domain-containing protein — MRKSKTFTNIFVSILLLSIGLVVGFGSYIYVATTKSVIERVSEGHQSLILQVRNTLEQKIQTIEYAFATYSTTPSFRKVINSPLSGQDYEAYRELNSQLGYIATMGLDGVQYSLVSLKQNWSLSNGSLSRITDEEKQQMQALFADPEGNNLYWTKTKEGLRLLHALPMYSKDKEAIAMSDISLRTLNQSLQTQSDAPIYILNKQGELLYAALTEQSPISAEQMNLISKQIVNEPPSGQITIPAASGDSIMGLYARSTYNGWTYITLPNQKEVSQALSSTRLGLIVMGAVIMALMIILAYIIALRLAKPVLQIQHSLGGRAERTVRDEVGWIIQSIHSIVSEKQHLEQLIHLEKPKLETQFVLNVLQNRLTREEIHSYLERFAYTKMHNEMYATMLIQIDRPGKGALADKDTLLLAVNQLVQEIIPPSQRMLPVVLNERTQATILSFAGSSSDNREVMLQYAKRVIQLSREYWSASVSVGFSGQYEDLMNTREACDMSLEALYQRLKLGKESVIFYEDIIRGSSGPTLLHYPTELESRLFDAIRLGDKEEVTRTLYPLLADMMKHNLNPMNLEITLIRFVNNLIQLEQLIGTDVLLTQSNGTLYHRLLHTLNPEEVEHILVHEVIYPMVDSMQERASQQFRTLADRMASIVRTEYDQDLSLESISERLHYTPNYLSSIFRKEYNMTFSEYLMNIRLDVARKWLVDTNMPIKDIAERLGYQNSQNFIRTFRKKENLTPGAYRRLRMDS, encoded by the coding sequence ATGCGAAAGAGTAAAACGTTTACGAATATCTTTGTCTCGATCCTACTCCTTAGCATTGGACTCGTTGTAGGTTTTGGGAGTTATATCTATGTTGCAACTACAAAATCTGTAATAGAGCGTGTAAGCGAAGGGCACCAAAGCTTAATTCTGCAGGTGAGAAATACATTGGAACAAAAAATTCAAACCATTGAATATGCTTTTGCCACGTACAGTACGACGCCATCGTTTCGTAAGGTCATTAACAGTCCATTAAGCGGGCAAGATTATGAAGCATATCGCGAACTGAATTCCCAGCTAGGTTATATTGCAACGATGGGGCTTGATGGCGTGCAGTATTCGCTTGTGAGTCTGAAGCAGAATTGGAGCCTGTCTAACGGATCGTTATCACGAATTACAGATGAAGAGAAGCAACAGATGCAAGCCTTATTCGCTGATCCGGAAGGCAATAACCTCTATTGGACCAAAACTAAGGAAGGTCTTCGATTGCTGCATGCGTTACCGATGTATTCGAAGGACAAAGAAGCCATTGCGATGTCGGACATCTCTTTGCGAACACTGAATCAATCCCTACAGACGCAATCCGATGCTCCTATCTACATTTTGAACAAACAGGGTGAATTGCTCTATGCAGCTTTAACCGAACAAAGCCCTATATCTGCTGAGCAAATGAACTTAATCAGCAAACAAATAGTTAATGAGCCTCCTTCAGGACAAATTACAATTCCTGCTGCATCGGGTGATTCAATTATGGGCTTGTACGCCCGTTCTACTTATAATGGATGGACTTATATCACACTTCCGAATCAAAAAGAAGTCAGCCAAGCCCTATCATCGACCCGTTTGGGTTTAATTGTAATGGGTGCCGTCATTATGGCTCTGATGATCATTCTTGCATACATTATAGCTTTACGGCTTGCCAAGCCCGTTCTTCAAATTCAGCATAGTCTTGGCGGACGTGCTGAGAGAACGGTCAGGGACGAGGTCGGTTGGATCATTCAGTCGATCCATTCTATTGTTTCAGAGAAACAACATCTCGAACAGCTTATCCATCTTGAAAAGCCCAAACTTGAAACACAATTTGTTCTAAATGTACTACAGAATAGGTTAACCAGGGAAGAGATCCATAGCTATCTCGAACGATTCGCGTATACGAAGATGCACAACGAGATGTATGCAACGATGTTGATTCAGATTGACCGTCCCGGGAAAGGCGCGCTGGCTGATAAAGATACACTGCTGTTGGCCGTTAATCAGTTAGTGCAAGAGATCATTCCCCCGTCCCAACGGATGTTACCCGTCGTTTTAAATGAACGGACACAAGCAACGATATTATCCTTTGCTGGCAGTTCTTCAGACAATCGAGAAGTGATGTTGCAATATGCCAAAAGGGTTATTCAATTGTCTCGCGAGTATTGGTCCGCTTCAGTCAGTGTGGGCTTCAGTGGTCAATATGAAGACCTCATGAATACCCGGGAAGCCTGTGATATGAGTCTTGAAGCATTGTACCAGCGTCTTAAGCTAGGCAAAGAGTCCGTTATATTCTATGAGGATATCATACGCGGTAGCAGCGGACCTACCTTACTTCACTACCCTACAGAATTGGAGAGTCGGCTGTTCGATGCCATACGTCTTGGTGACAAAGAAGAGGTGACACGTACTTTATACCCGCTGTTAGCAGATATGATGAAGCACAACCTTAATCCAATGAATCTGGAGATCACATTGATTCGATTCGTGAACAATTTGATTCAGTTGGAGCAGCTCATTGGTACGGACGTGTTGCTTACACAGAGTAACGGCACATTGTATCATCGACTGCTGCATACGCTGAATCCGGAAGAAGTTGAACATATTCTTGTTCACGAAGTCATCTATCCTATGGTAGATAGTATGCAGGAGAGAGCGAGCCAACAGTTTCGCACACTTGCAGATCGTATGGCCTCTATTGTACGCACAGAATACGATCAGGACTTGTCACTGGAATCCATAAGTGAACGATTGCATTATACGCCGAACTATCTAAGTAGCATTTTCCGTAAAGAGTACAATATGACCTTTAGCGAGTACTTAATGAATATCAGACTAGATGTAGCAAGGAAATGGTTGGTGGACACGAACATGCCCATTAAAGATATAGCCGAACGACTGGGATATCAGAATTCCCAGAACTTTATACGTACTTTTCGAAAAAAAGAGAACCTCACCCCTGGTGCATATCGAAGGTTGCGGATGGATAGCTGA